The proteins below are encoded in one region of Amycolatopsis magusensis:
- a CDS encoding carbohydrate ABC transporter permease, protein MKRQSIAYLVAILVIGITVVPLIFVILGGFRTTQQINSDPAGLPSPWVLDNYQAILTSPEFWTFLGNSLLIAVVATTLAVALGSMAAFALSRYNFRGREAWYTLFTIGLLFPIGVATLPLYLLLRQLEMLENPLGVALPEAAFSLPVTIVILRPFMRAIPSEIEDAAVLDGATRIGFFWRIMLPLSAPALTTVAVLAFVTSWNAYLLPLLVFNDSGNFTLPLGVATFQSQYSQDTARVLAFTALSMVPALGFFMLAERRIVGGLTGSVKG, encoded by the coding sequence ATGAAACGGCAGTCGATCGCGTACCTGGTGGCCATCCTGGTCATCGGGATCACCGTGGTCCCGCTGATCTTCGTGATCCTCGGCGGGTTCCGCACCACGCAGCAGATCAACAGCGACCCGGCGGGCCTGCCCAGCCCGTGGGTCCTCGACAACTACCAGGCCATCCTGACCTCGCCGGAGTTCTGGACCTTCCTCGGCAACAGCCTCCTGATCGCGGTGGTCGCCACCACGCTCGCGGTGGCGCTGGGCTCGATGGCGGCGTTCGCCTTGTCGCGGTACAACTTCCGCGGGCGGGAGGCGTGGTACACGCTGTTCACCATCGGGTTGCTGTTCCCGATCGGTGTCGCCACGCTGCCGCTGTACTTGTTGTTGCGGCAGTTGGAGATGCTGGAGAACCCACTGGGCGTGGCGTTGCCGGAGGCGGCTTTCTCGCTGCCGGTGACCATCGTGATCCTGCGGCCGTTCATGCGGGCGATCCCGTCGGAGATCGAAGACGCCGCCGTGCTCGACGGTGCCACACGGATCGGGTTCTTCTGGCGGATCATGCTGCCGTTGTCGGCCCCCGCGCTGACCACGGTGGCGGTGCTGGCGTTCGTCACGAGCTGGAACGCCTACCTGCTGCCGTTGCTGGTGTTCAACGACTCCGGCAACTTCACCCTGCCCCTGGGGGTGGCGACCTTCCAGTCGCAGTACTCGCAGGACACCGCGCGGGTACTGGCGTTCACCGCGTTGTCGATGGTGCCCGCACTGGGCTTCTTCATGCTCGCGGAACGCCGGATCGTCGGCGGGCTGACAGGCTCGGTGAAGGGCTAG
- a CDS encoding aminoglycoside phosphotransferase family protein: protein MITVPARLLAFGAWRHAGADGLHWVEGLPGTFERLCARWSLTPDGEASHGYHAMVLPVRRDGEPLALKVSWPDEDIESEARTLSIWDGQDAVRLHDSEPASHALLLERADDTWSAHSAELEHAVPLLGGLLRRMAVPPPDGLRRISAVAANIRDTLTERWQAAGQPFPRSLADRVRHLAGELSELPDPYLVNRELAYGKVLGATREPWLVISPRAVAGPLEFQVAPLLWTRLDEISGRTAVLRHFRRLAVAADLDRDLARSWTVVRSADHLLRGLAAGFTNEPVRCRLLLDTFSGTH from the coding sequence ATGATCACCGTCCCCGCGCGGTTGCTGGCCTTCGGAGCCTGGCGACACGCGGGCGCGGACGGGCTCCACTGGGTGGAAGGACTGCCGGGCACCTTCGAGCGCCTGTGCGCGCGGTGGTCGCTCACGCCGGACGGTGAGGCCAGTCACGGCTACCACGCCATGGTGCTGCCGGTGCGCCGCGACGGCGAGCCCTTGGCGCTCAAGGTTTCCTGGCCGGACGAGGACATCGAGAGCGAAGCCCGCACACTGTCCATCTGGGACGGACAGGACGCGGTCCGCCTGCACGACAGCGAACCCGCGTCGCACGCGCTCCTGCTCGAACGCGCCGACGACACCTGGTCCGCGCACTCGGCCGAGCTGGAGCACGCGGTTCCCTTGCTGGGTGGGCTGTTGCGCCGGATGGCCGTGCCGCCCCCGGACGGTCTGCGCCGGATTTCCGCGGTGGCCGCGAACATCCGCGACACGCTCACCGAACGCTGGCAAGCCGCCGGGCAGCCGTTCCCCCGCTCACTGGCCGACCGCGTCCGGCACCTGGCGGGTGAACTGAGCGAACTGCCCGATCCGTACCTGGTCAACCGGGAACTGGCTTACGGCAAGGTACTCGGGGCCACCAGGGAACCTTGGCTGGTGATCAGCCCGCGCGCGGTGGCCGGTCCGCTCGAGTTCCAGGTGGCGCCGCTGCTGTGGACCCGGCTCGACGAGATCAGCGGGCGCACCGCGGTCCTGCGGCACTTCCGCCGGCTGGCGGTCGCCGCCGACCTCGACCGCGACCTGGCCCGCTCGTGGACCGTCGTCCGCTCCGCCGACCACCTCCTGCGTGGCCTGGCCGCGGGCTTCACCAACGAACCCGTCCGCTGCCGCCTCCTCCTCGACACCTTCTCCGGCACCCATTAG
- a CDS encoding carbohydrate ABC transporter permease: MSAVPSGLRRKLELSLFLGPALLLFIGFVLVPMGLAVYYSLYNWTGFGSLGEFTGFQNYLDALTGSVFQNAVWHNVLIAVLSLVVQLPLSIALALLLNRKLRGRAFLRVIVFAPYVLSEAITAVIWLLILQPGGFADQVLGAAGLGGLVRQWLADPDLVLFTLFVVITWKYIGFGIILLLAGLQGIPAEVREAAALDGASAWQTTRHVVLPLLGPTMRIWIFLSVIGSLQLFDLVWIMTLGGPANASTTMATYLIDHGFKRYEFGFGSAVAVILFIICFTFALLYQRFALRRDTQGAVG; encoded by the coding sequence GTGAGTGCTGTTCCGTCCGGGCTCCGCCGCAAGCTCGAACTGAGCCTGTTCCTGGGTCCGGCCCTGCTGCTGTTCATCGGGTTCGTCCTGGTGCCGATGGGGCTGGCGGTGTACTACAGCCTCTACAACTGGACGGGCTTCGGCTCGCTCGGCGAGTTCACCGGGTTCCAGAACTACCTCGACGCGCTGACCGGCTCGGTGTTCCAGAACGCGGTGTGGCACAACGTGCTCATCGCCGTGCTGTCGCTGGTCGTGCAGCTTCCCCTGAGCATCGCGCTGGCGCTGCTGCTCAACCGGAAGCTGCGCGGCCGGGCGTTCCTGCGGGTGATCGTCTTCGCGCCGTACGTGCTCTCCGAGGCGATCACCGCGGTGATCTGGCTGCTGATCCTGCAGCCGGGCGGGTTCGCCGACCAGGTGCTCGGCGCCGCCGGGCTGGGCGGGCTGGTGCGGCAGTGGCTGGCCGACCCGGACCTGGTGCTGTTCACCCTGTTCGTGGTGATCACCTGGAAGTACATCGGGTTCGGCATCATCCTGCTGCTGGCCGGGTTGCAGGGCATCCCGGCGGAGGTGCGCGAGGCCGCCGCGCTGGACGGCGCGTCGGCCTGGCAGACCACGCGGCACGTGGTCCTGCCGCTGCTCGGGCCGACCATGCGGATCTGGATCTTCCTGTCGGTGATCGGCTCGCTGCAGTTGTTCGACCTGGTGTGGATCATGACGCTGGGCGGGCCGGCCAACGCCTCCACCACGATGGCGACCTACCTGATCGACCACGGGTTCAAGCGGTACGAGTTCGGGTTCGGCAGCGCGGTAGCGGTGATCCTGTTCATCATCTGCTTCACCTTCGCCCTGCTGTACCAGCGATTCGCGTTGCGGCGCGACACCCAGGGGGCGGTGGGCTGA